From the genome of Phoenix dactylifera cultivar Barhee BC4 chromosome 17, palm_55x_up_171113_PBpolish2nd_filt_p, whole genome shotgun sequence:
GAGAACAttcgaagaatttgctgactagCTATTTTAgttgaggtcctaggttgttactgTATCCATCTCCATTCTTCCGTGAACCCAAATCTAATAACTCAATCGCTCAACCAATCACAGCAGCCAGTGCTAAAgctaaaaggaaaaagaacagAATATATCCATTCCCTCTACTGTTCTTATTCCTCTCGTAGCAGTAGCATTTCCCACCTCCTTCCTCACTTCCTCCATCTAACAAGCAGTAGCCATAGAAGTCAAGAGGACAAACAAACCTATTCAATATCTCTCTCTCCTTACCGCGTTCTCTCCGTTCCAAGTTCCGCGTCGTAAACGACGGACTCGAATCCTTAGACTTCCATGCATCACTTCTCTCTCTTAGCTGCCTAACTTCCACTTTAAAGTCTCCAGCACTAATATCCTTCGTCTCCCCTCCACCCCATGATTTCCATTAAAACTCGCAGCACAAACTAACTTATCACGAAAATGAAAGAAATGGAAAACCACAACAaccatcaccaccaccaccaccaccttggCGTCAACAAGCTCGGAAGACCCATCAAGAAGATCCCCGCCGCCCCGGCCCACCGCCCCACGCTGCCCGCGCCGCCGCAAGCCCGCATCTATAACATCAGCAAGAACGACTTCCGCTCCGTCGTCCAGCAGCTCACCGGCACCCCCACTCgcgactcctcctcctcctgctcctcctcctcctccgccgccgccgccgcccgccATCCCCGTGCCAGCCTTCGCCTCCAGCAAATCCGCCCGCCTCCTCTCGCCCCGCTCCCCCGCCCGAACCCCGATCCCAACCCCTCCATCATCGCTGACTACATGCGCTTCTTCGAGAACTCCCTCCTCCACTCCGACAGCTCTCGCCCGACGCCGCCGCCCGCTCCCCCCGCCTTCCCGTCGCCAAGGGTCGGCCCCTTGCTGCCGTCGCCGGGGCCGTTCGCGCTGCAGTCGCCGAGCGGGTTTCTGAATTTGGTCTCGCCGCGGTCGCCGTACCCGCTGCTGTCGCCGGGGATCCAGCACCCCCCTCCGCTTACTCCGAGCTTCCCCTTGTCGCCGGGGTTCCTGCGGCCCaggccgccgcctccgccgccgtcgccggGGTTCTTTCCGCCGTCGCCCTCCGCGTTGTTTCCCTTCGCCCACCCCGGATGGAGGGATATGTAACATTTTTCTGTGATCTTTGCGAGTCGCAAGCAATTTCCGTAGAAGTGTAAAATATAACGAAACTTTTCTGATTTGGTGATTTGGACTCTCAACTAGAagcaaattgaaaaaaaaaacacacccacacacaaagaaaaaggggaaaatattttttttccttctttttccaaTCGCTTGTATCATTGGTTGACAGAAGCAGGCGGCCTCTAGCTCAGATAATATAGGGAGGTGAAATAAATTGGGTGGGTGAATAGAAATTCTTGTACTGCTATCATTTTGATGTTTGTAACACTATTGACAGATTTTTTAAGTGTAGTTAGTTCAAAATTGAGGTTAGTGATTATCGTTTTGTGAACTAAATTAATTATGGAGTTCTTGTTTGGTATATAATTTATTTACTCTCTTTTAATGAGAAGGTCAGGGTGTAATCTAAGCTCTCACTTGTTGCATGCAAATGATTTTTGGTGGAAGTCACTCAAGTAGAAATCATTCAGCTTACATGGCATGAATGAAATTATTGTAGTGATTTCGCTTTCTTTTTCGGGTGATCGATGAAGACTTGGTCGCAGTTGTAAAACATTTAACCATACTTTTTGTCACAAGAATTAGGACAGCAACTAATTGTTCAGTTGGAAACATGCAGCTCATTCTAAATGATGTGATAGCCTTCTTATGTTTATAAAGACTATTTCCATGTTGtcttttatcatatttatgtgtTGTATACTCATTGGTCTCAACAAAGTGATTGGCAGGCCTTTATATGTTTCAAATTGAAATATGCTATATCACAGGAGAGAGATTTATCTTGGTTCAAGCATTACACACTGTGTACTCTGAATGTCTGAAACTATGAATGATGAATTAACTTTTAGCAATTTTGGCAATTAACTTGTTCAAAGGAAAAGCTTGTGTGCTGTGATACAAAATTGTTGTTGGTTATATTTTCCAAATTATCAGAAAGAAATAGGAAAATCAATGCAATATATTTTGGAAGCTCTGAGTAGCTTCAAGGTTGTTTGAAAACTAGAATGCCATATTATTCTTGTCTAGATAGACAAATTTTCCTCATTTTTAATGGTCTTGGTTGCTGGTTGTTTCACATGAACCTCCTATCTGTGAGGCAAACCAAAGCGAAAGTATGAGAATTATAGTTTTTCAGGAAAAACTCATACGAGAATTATAGTTTTGTGAGATAATCAAATTTTATTGGGTTTAATTAATCTTAATCCATTTTTTGAGAAGAAAATCCATAATACTTTATTGAatttttatgttcatatttctTGTTGGGCTTTGCAGGAAGCCACACATCATGCCCATTGTAACTTCTCCTGTTGGTTGGGCTGCTGGTCGGTTCGCATGAACTGAGCAATCTCagaattaaaaacaaaaatgagATTG
Proteins encoded in this window:
- the LOC103706429 gene encoding protein HAIKU1-like, coding for MKEMENHNNHHHHHHHLGVNKLGRPIKKIPAAPAHRPTLPAPPQARIYNISKNDFRSVVQQLTGTPTRDSSSSCSSSSSAAAAARHPRASLRLQQIRPPPLAPLPRPNPDPNPSIIADYMRFFENSLLHSDSSRPTPPPAPPAFPSPRVGPLLPSPGPFALQSPSGFLNLVSPRSPYPLLSPGIQHPPPLTPSFPLSPGFLRPRPPPPPPSPGFFPPSPSALFPFAHPGWRDM